A genomic region of Nymphaea colorata isolate Beijing-Zhang1983 chromosome 2, ASM883128v2, whole genome shotgun sequence contains the following coding sequences:
- the LOC116247382 gene encoding serine/threonine-protein kinase BLUS1-like isoform X7 translates to MGKLGSGRKNYSVLPTDYKLLEEIGYGASATVYRAIYLPFNEVVAVKCLDLDRCNSNLDDIRREAQTMSLIDHPNVIRAYCSFVVDRCLWVVMPFMAEGSCLHLMKIAYPDGFEEPVICSILKETLKALEYLHRHGHIHRDVKAGNILLDSGGIVKLGDFGVSACMFDKGDRQRSRNTFVGTPCWMAPEVLQPGSGYDFKADIWSFGITALELAHGHAPFSKYPPMKVLLMTIQNAPPGLDYERDKKFSKSFKEMVAMCLVKDQTKRPTAEKLLKHSFFKHAKSPEVSVKHILADLPPLWDRVKALQLKDAAQLALKRMPSAEQEALSQSEYKRGVSAWNFDIEDLKAQASLIQDDEDLIGMREEDEDPRILMKDKASSSSHTSSGKSALTAVIGRENTRNASVSEGRHSKEEVVSLESAVSTNEPTTEIQSSTPKGKIGKSCGGEDKVKNNGGNHTLNKSNGEQPVPSRAPSLEGELGPDRGELSSQSASEKVSKRDARKESNLSGPLMLPKRASMNSLSAPIRTSGYRDLLEDKTKANVVQIKGRFSVTSENVDVVKPVMPKEICDGSASPSALVGHLQNLFQQTVVQQDLITNLISSLQQNEFVDGKLSSQVPTLGSDALNEAAPSERERLLLTKVSELQNRVSSLTDELMAERAKYMHLQQQLNDIPNREKIAVKKVGKIDT, encoded by the exons ATGGGGAAACTGGGGAGTGGTCGGAAGAACTATTCTGTCTTGCCGACGGACTATAAGTTACTCGAGGAGATCGGTTACGGCGCCAGTGCTACCGTCTACAGAGCGATCTACCTCCCTTTCAATGAAGTTGTTGCAGTGAAGTGCTTGGATCTCGATAGATGCAATAGTAATCTG GATGACATACGACGTGAGGCTCAAACTATGAGTCTAATTGACCACCCAAATGTGATAAGGGCTTATTGCTCTTTCGTTGTGGATCGGTGCCTTTGGGTTGTTATGCCATTTATGGCTGAAGGATCATGCCTGCATTTAATGAAGATTGCGTATCCTGATGGATTTGAAGAGCCAGTGATATGTTCTATTCTCAAAGAGACACTGAAAGCTTTGGAGTATCTCCATCGACATGGGCATATTCATCGGGATGTGAAG GCAGGAAATATCCTTCTAGACAGTGGCGGGATTGTGAAGCTTGGTGACTTTGGTGTTTCTGCATGCATGTTTGACAAGGGTGATAGGCAGCGTTCAAGGAATACTTTTGTTGGAACACCATGCTG GATGGCACCGGAGGTGCTACAACCTGGTAGTGGATATGATTTCAA AGCGGACATTTGGTCATTTGGAATAACTGCACTAGAATTGGCACATGGTCATGCACCCTTTTCGAAGTATCCTCCAATGAAG GTTCTTCTGATGACCATCCAAAATGCTCCACCTGGTCTTGATTATGAGCGGGATAAAAAGTTTTCAAAG TCTTTTAAGGAAATGGTTGCTATGTGCTTGGTGAAAGATCAAACTAAGAGGCCAACTGCAGAGAAattgttgaagcattctttttTCAAACATGCAAAGTCGCCAGAAGTATCCGTAAAACACATTTTGGCAGATTTGCCCCCACTGTGGGACCGTGTGAAGGCTCTCCAG CTCAAGGATGCTGCTCAATTAGCCTTGAAGAGAATGCCATCAGCAGAGCAAGAAGCACTATCTCAG AGCGAGTATAAGAGGGGAGTTAGTGCATGGAACTTTGATATTGAGGACTTGAAAGCTCAAGCATCTCTG atccaagatgatgaagatcttaTTGGTATGAGAGAGGAAGATGAGGATCCCAGAATACTAATGAAGGATAAG gcctcatcttcatctcatACTTCATCAGGAAAATCAGCACTTACGGCTGTCATTGGCAG AGAGAACACAAGAAATGCTTCCGTTTCAGAAGGCAGACACTCAAAAGAGGAGGTAGTGTCATTAGAATCAGCTGTCTCTACTAATGAGCCTACAACTGAGATCCAATCTTCGACACCAAAAGGCAAAATAGGGAAGAGCTGTGGAGGTGAAGATAAGGTGAAAAACAATGGTGGGAATCACACTTTGAACAAATCCAATGGTGAACAACCTGTCCCTTCTCGTGCTCCTAGTTTAGAGGGGGAGTTAGGGCCCGACAG GGGTGAACTCAGCAGTCAGTCAGCATCTGAAAAAGTATCCAAACGTGATGCCCGTAAAGAGTCCAATCTTAGTGGGCCTTTGATGCTCCCAAAGCGAGCTTCCATGAACAGTTTATCAGCTCCTATCAGAACATCAG GCTATAGAGATCTGCTGGAGGACAAAACAAAGGCAAATGTGGTCCAAATTAAAGGTCGTTTCTCAGTGACATCTGAAAATGTGGATGTTGTAAAG CCTGTAATGCCCAAAGAAATTTGTGATGGTTCAGCCTCACCATCAGCTCTTGTGGGACACTTACAAAACCTTTTCCAGCAAACAGTAGTTCAACAG GATCTCATCACGAATCTAATAAGTAGCCTGCAGCAAAATGAGTTTGTAGATG GGAAATTGTCATCTCAAGTTCCAACTCTTGGCAGTGATGCACTG aATGAGGCAGCTCCCTCTGAAAGAGAGCGACTACTGCTGACTAAGGTTTCAGAGTTGCAAAACAG GGTGTCAAGTCTAACTGATGAACTCATGGCAGAAAGAGCAAAATACATGCAT TTACAACAGCAGCTAAATGACATTCCTAACCGGGAAAAGATTGCAGTGAAGAAAGTAGGAAAAATAGACACCTGA
- the LOC116247382 gene encoding serine/threonine-protein kinase BLUS1-like isoform X5, producing MGKLGSGRKNYSVLPTDYKLLEEIGYGASATVYRAIYLPFNEVVAVKCLDLDRCNSNLDDIRREAQTMSLIDHPNVIRAYCSFVVDRCLWVVMPFMAEGSCLHLMKIAYPDGFEEPVICSILKETLKALEYLHRHGHIHRDVKAGNILLDSGGIVKLGDFGVSACMFDKGDRQRSRNTFVGTPCWMAPEVLQPGSGYDFKADIWSFGITALELAHGHAPFSKYPPMKVLLMTIQNAPPGLDYERDKKFSKSFKEMVAMCLVKDQTKRPTAEKLLKHSFFKHAKSPEVSVKHILADLPPLWDRVKALQLKDAAQLALKRMPSAEQEALSQSEYKRGVSAWNFDIEDLKAQASLIQDDEDLIGMREEDEDPRILMKDKASSSSHTSSGKSALTAVIGRENTRNASVSEGRHSKEEVVSLESAVSTNEPTTEIQSSTPKGKIGKSCGGEDKVKNNGGNHTLNKSNGEQPVPSRAPSLEGELGPDRGELSSQSASEKVSKRDARKESNLSGPLMLPKRASMNSLSAPIRTSGYRDLLEDKTKANVVQIKGRFSVTSENVDVVKESQLRKSASVGDWQHDNKPMPVMPKEICDGSASPSALVGHLQNLFQQTVVQQDLITNLISSLQQNEFVDGKLSSQVPTLGSDALNEAAPSERERLLLTKVSELQNRVSSLTDELMAERAKYMHLQQQLNDIPNREKIAVKKVGKIDT from the exons ATGGGGAAACTGGGGAGTGGTCGGAAGAACTATTCTGTCTTGCCGACGGACTATAAGTTACTCGAGGAGATCGGTTACGGCGCCAGTGCTACCGTCTACAGAGCGATCTACCTCCCTTTCAATGAAGTTGTTGCAGTGAAGTGCTTGGATCTCGATAGATGCAATAGTAATCTG GATGACATACGACGTGAGGCTCAAACTATGAGTCTAATTGACCACCCAAATGTGATAAGGGCTTATTGCTCTTTCGTTGTGGATCGGTGCCTTTGGGTTGTTATGCCATTTATGGCTGAAGGATCATGCCTGCATTTAATGAAGATTGCGTATCCTGATGGATTTGAAGAGCCAGTGATATGTTCTATTCTCAAAGAGACACTGAAAGCTTTGGAGTATCTCCATCGACATGGGCATATTCATCGGGATGTGAAG GCAGGAAATATCCTTCTAGACAGTGGCGGGATTGTGAAGCTTGGTGACTTTGGTGTTTCTGCATGCATGTTTGACAAGGGTGATAGGCAGCGTTCAAGGAATACTTTTGTTGGAACACCATGCTG GATGGCACCGGAGGTGCTACAACCTGGTAGTGGATATGATTTCAA AGCGGACATTTGGTCATTTGGAATAACTGCACTAGAATTGGCACATGGTCATGCACCCTTTTCGAAGTATCCTCCAATGAAG GTTCTTCTGATGACCATCCAAAATGCTCCACCTGGTCTTGATTATGAGCGGGATAAAAAGTTTTCAAAG TCTTTTAAGGAAATGGTTGCTATGTGCTTGGTGAAAGATCAAACTAAGAGGCCAACTGCAGAGAAattgttgaagcattctttttTCAAACATGCAAAGTCGCCAGAAGTATCCGTAAAACACATTTTGGCAGATTTGCCCCCACTGTGGGACCGTGTGAAGGCTCTCCAG CTCAAGGATGCTGCTCAATTAGCCTTGAAGAGAATGCCATCAGCAGAGCAAGAAGCACTATCTCAG AGCGAGTATAAGAGGGGAGTTAGTGCATGGAACTTTGATATTGAGGACTTGAAAGCTCAAGCATCTCTG atccaagatgatgaagatcttaTTGGTATGAGAGAGGAAGATGAGGATCCCAGAATACTAATGAAGGATAAG gcctcatcttcatctcatACTTCATCAGGAAAATCAGCACTTACGGCTGTCATTGGCAG AGAGAACACAAGAAATGCTTCCGTTTCAGAAGGCAGACACTCAAAAGAGGAGGTAGTGTCATTAGAATCAGCTGTCTCTACTAATGAGCCTACAACTGAGATCCAATCTTCGACACCAAAAGGCAAAATAGGGAAGAGCTGTGGAGGTGAAGATAAGGTGAAAAACAATGGTGGGAATCACACTTTGAACAAATCCAATGGTGAACAACCTGTCCCTTCTCGTGCTCCTAGTTTAGAGGGGGAGTTAGGGCCCGACAG GGGTGAACTCAGCAGTCAGTCAGCATCTGAAAAAGTATCCAAACGTGATGCCCGTAAAGAGTCCAATCTTAGTGGGCCTTTGATGCTCCCAAAGCGAGCTTCCATGAACAGTTTATCAGCTCCTATCAGAACATCAG GCTATAGAGATCTGCTGGAGGACAAAACAAAGGCAAATGTGGTCCAAATTAAAGGTCGTTTCTCAGTGACATCTGAAAATGTGGATGTTGTAAAG GAATCTCAGCTAAGAAAATCTGCTAGTGTTGGCGATTGGCAGCATGATAACAAGCCAATG CCTGTAATGCCCAAAGAAATTTGTGATGGTTCAGCCTCACCATCAGCTCTTGTGGGACACTTACAAAACCTTTTCCAGCAAACAGTAGTTCAACAG GATCTCATCACGAATCTAATAAGTAGCCTGCAGCAAAATGAGTTTGTAGATG GGAAATTGTCATCTCAAGTTCCAACTCTTGGCAGTGATGCACTG aATGAGGCAGCTCCCTCTGAAAGAGAGCGACTACTGCTGACTAAGGTTTCAGAGTTGCAAAACAG GGTGTCAAGTCTAACTGATGAACTCATGGCAGAAAGAGCAAAATACATGCAT TTACAACAGCAGCTAAATGACATTCCTAACCGGGAAAAGATTGCAGTGAAGAAAGTAGGAAAAATAGACACCTGA
- the LOC116247382 gene encoding serine/threonine-protein kinase BLUS1-like isoform X1 — translation MGKLGSGRKNYSVLPTDYKLLEEIGYGASATVYRAIYLPFNEVVAVKCLDLDRCNSNLDDIRREAQTMSLIDHPNVIRAYCSFVVDRCLWVVMPFMAEGSCLHLMKIAYPDGFEEPVICSILKETLKALEYLHRHGHIHRDVKAGNILLDSGGIVKLGDFGVSACMFDKGDRQRSRNTFVGTPCWMAPEVLQPGSGYDFKADIWSFGITALELAHGHAPFSKYPPMKVLLMTIQNAPPGLDYERDKKFSKSFKEMVAMCLVKDQTKRPTAEKLLKHSFFKHAKSPEVSVKHILADLPPLWDRVKALQLKDAAQLALKRMPSAEQEALSQSEYKRGVSAWNFDIEDLKAQASLIQDDEDLIGMREEDEDPRILMKDKASSSSHTSSGKSALTAVIGRENTRNASVSEGRHSKEEVVSLESAVSTNEPTTEIQSSTPKGKIGKSCGGEDKVKNNGGNHTLNKSNGEQPVPSRAPSLEGELGPDRGELSSQSASEKVSKRDARKESNLSGPLMLPKRASMNSLSAPIRTSGGYRDLLEDKTKANVVQIKGRFSVTSENVDVVKDIPLCAISRRSQSSDPQESQLRKSASVGDWQHDNKPMPVMPKEICDGSASPSALVGHLQNLFQQTVVQQDLITNLISSLQQNEFVDGKLSSQVPTLGSDALNEAAPSERERLLLTKVSELQNRVSSLTDELMAERAKYMHLQQQLNDIPNREKIAVKKVGKIDT, via the exons ATGGGGAAACTGGGGAGTGGTCGGAAGAACTATTCTGTCTTGCCGACGGACTATAAGTTACTCGAGGAGATCGGTTACGGCGCCAGTGCTACCGTCTACAGAGCGATCTACCTCCCTTTCAATGAAGTTGTTGCAGTGAAGTGCTTGGATCTCGATAGATGCAATAGTAATCTG GATGACATACGACGTGAGGCTCAAACTATGAGTCTAATTGACCACCCAAATGTGATAAGGGCTTATTGCTCTTTCGTTGTGGATCGGTGCCTTTGGGTTGTTATGCCATTTATGGCTGAAGGATCATGCCTGCATTTAATGAAGATTGCGTATCCTGATGGATTTGAAGAGCCAGTGATATGTTCTATTCTCAAAGAGACACTGAAAGCTTTGGAGTATCTCCATCGACATGGGCATATTCATCGGGATGTGAAG GCAGGAAATATCCTTCTAGACAGTGGCGGGATTGTGAAGCTTGGTGACTTTGGTGTTTCTGCATGCATGTTTGACAAGGGTGATAGGCAGCGTTCAAGGAATACTTTTGTTGGAACACCATGCTG GATGGCACCGGAGGTGCTACAACCTGGTAGTGGATATGATTTCAA AGCGGACATTTGGTCATTTGGAATAACTGCACTAGAATTGGCACATGGTCATGCACCCTTTTCGAAGTATCCTCCAATGAAG GTTCTTCTGATGACCATCCAAAATGCTCCACCTGGTCTTGATTATGAGCGGGATAAAAAGTTTTCAAAG TCTTTTAAGGAAATGGTTGCTATGTGCTTGGTGAAAGATCAAACTAAGAGGCCAACTGCAGAGAAattgttgaagcattctttttTCAAACATGCAAAGTCGCCAGAAGTATCCGTAAAACACATTTTGGCAGATTTGCCCCCACTGTGGGACCGTGTGAAGGCTCTCCAG CTCAAGGATGCTGCTCAATTAGCCTTGAAGAGAATGCCATCAGCAGAGCAAGAAGCACTATCTCAG AGCGAGTATAAGAGGGGAGTTAGTGCATGGAACTTTGATATTGAGGACTTGAAAGCTCAAGCATCTCTG atccaagatgatgaagatcttaTTGGTATGAGAGAGGAAGATGAGGATCCCAGAATACTAATGAAGGATAAG gcctcatcttcatctcatACTTCATCAGGAAAATCAGCACTTACGGCTGTCATTGGCAG AGAGAACACAAGAAATGCTTCCGTTTCAGAAGGCAGACACTCAAAAGAGGAGGTAGTGTCATTAGAATCAGCTGTCTCTACTAATGAGCCTACAACTGAGATCCAATCTTCGACACCAAAAGGCAAAATAGGGAAGAGCTGTGGAGGTGAAGATAAGGTGAAAAACAATGGTGGGAATCACACTTTGAACAAATCCAATGGTGAACAACCTGTCCCTTCTCGTGCTCCTAGTTTAGAGGGGGAGTTAGGGCCCGACAG GGGTGAACTCAGCAGTCAGTCAGCATCTGAAAAAGTATCCAAACGTGATGCCCGTAAAGAGTCCAATCTTAGTGGGCCTTTGATGCTCCCAAAGCGAGCTTCCATGAACAGTTTATCAGCTCCTATCAGAACATCAGGTG GCTATAGAGATCTGCTGGAGGACAAAACAAAGGCAAATGTGGTCCAAATTAAAGGTCGTTTCTCAGTGACATCTGAAAATGTGGATGTTGTAAAG GATATTCCTTTGTGTGCAATATCACGAAGATCTCAG TCTTCTGATCCTCAGGAATCTCAGCTAAGAAAATCTGCTAGTGTTGGCGATTGGCAGCATGATAACAAGCCAATG CCTGTAATGCCCAAAGAAATTTGTGATGGTTCAGCCTCACCATCAGCTCTTGTGGGACACTTACAAAACCTTTTCCAGCAAACAGTAGTTCAACAG GATCTCATCACGAATCTAATAAGTAGCCTGCAGCAAAATGAGTTTGTAGATG GGAAATTGTCATCTCAAGTTCCAACTCTTGGCAGTGATGCACTG aATGAGGCAGCTCCCTCTGAAAGAGAGCGACTACTGCTGACTAAGGTTTCAGAGTTGCAAAACAG GGTGTCAAGTCTAACTGATGAACTCATGGCAGAAAGAGCAAAATACATGCAT TTACAACAGCAGCTAAATGACATTCCTAACCGGGAAAAGATTGCAGTGAAGAAAGTAGGAAAAATAGACACCTGA
- the LOC116247382 gene encoding serine/threonine-protein kinase BLUS1-like isoform X6, whose amino-acid sequence MGKLGSGRKNYSVLPTDYKLLEEIGYGASATVYRAIYLPFNEVVAVKCLDLDRCNSNLDDIRREAQTMSLIDHPNVIRAYCSFVVDRCLWVVMPFMAEGSCLHLMKIAYPDGFEEPVICSILKETLKALEYLHRHGHIHRDVKAGNILLDSGGIVKLGDFGVSACMFDKGDRQRSRNTFVGTPCWMAPEVLQPGSGYDFKADIWSFGITALELAHGHAPFSKYPPMKVLLMTIQNAPPGLDYERDKKFSKSFKEMVAMCLVKDQTKRPTAEKLLKHSFFKHAKSPEVSVKHILADLPPLWDRVKALQLKDAAQLALKRMPSAEQEALSQSEYKRGVSAWNFDIEDLKAQASLIQDDEDLIGMREEDEDPRILMKDKASSSSHTSSGKSALTAVIGRENTRNASVSEGRHSKEEVVSLESAVSTNEPTTEIQSSTPKGKIGKSCGGEDKVKNNGGNHTLNKSNGEQPVPSRAPSLEGELGPDRGELSSQSASEKVSKRDARKESNLSGPLMLPKRASMNSLSAPIRTSGGYRDLLEDKTKANVVQIKGRFSVTSENVDVVKPVMPKEICDGSASPSALVGHLQNLFQQTVVQQDLITNLISSLQQNEFVDGKLSSQVPTLGSDALNEAAPSERERLLLTKVSELQNRVSSLTDELMAERAKYMHLQQQLNDIPNREKIAVKKVGKIDT is encoded by the exons ATGGGGAAACTGGGGAGTGGTCGGAAGAACTATTCTGTCTTGCCGACGGACTATAAGTTACTCGAGGAGATCGGTTACGGCGCCAGTGCTACCGTCTACAGAGCGATCTACCTCCCTTTCAATGAAGTTGTTGCAGTGAAGTGCTTGGATCTCGATAGATGCAATAGTAATCTG GATGACATACGACGTGAGGCTCAAACTATGAGTCTAATTGACCACCCAAATGTGATAAGGGCTTATTGCTCTTTCGTTGTGGATCGGTGCCTTTGGGTTGTTATGCCATTTATGGCTGAAGGATCATGCCTGCATTTAATGAAGATTGCGTATCCTGATGGATTTGAAGAGCCAGTGATATGTTCTATTCTCAAAGAGACACTGAAAGCTTTGGAGTATCTCCATCGACATGGGCATATTCATCGGGATGTGAAG GCAGGAAATATCCTTCTAGACAGTGGCGGGATTGTGAAGCTTGGTGACTTTGGTGTTTCTGCATGCATGTTTGACAAGGGTGATAGGCAGCGTTCAAGGAATACTTTTGTTGGAACACCATGCTG GATGGCACCGGAGGTGCTACAACCTGGTAGTGGATATGATTTCAA AGCGGACATTTGGTCATTTGGAATAACTGCACTAGAATTGGCACATGGTCATGCACCCTTTTCGAAGTATCCTCCAATGAAG GTTCTTCTGATGACCATCCAAAATGCTCCACCTGGTCTTGATTATGAGCGGGATAAAAAGTTTTCAAAG TCTTTTAAGGAAATGGTTGCTATGTGCTTGGTGAAAGATCAAACTAAGAGGCCAACTGCAGAGAAattgttgaagcattctttttTCAAACATGCAAAGTCGCCAGAAGTATCCGTAAAACACATTTTGGCAGATTTGCCCCCACTGTGGGACCGTGTGAAGGCTCTCCAG CTCAAGGATGCTGCTCAATTAGCCTTGAAGAGAATGCCATCAGCAGAGCAAGAAGCACTATCTCAG AGCGAGTATAAGAGGGGAGTTAGTGCATGGAACTTTGATATTGAGGACTTGAAAGCTCAAGCATCTCTG atccaagatgatgaagatcttaTTGGTATGAGAGAGGAAGATGAGGATCCCAGAATACTAATGAAGGATAAG gcctcatcttcatctcatACTTCATCAGGAAAATCAGCACTTACGGCTGTCATTGGCAG AGAGAACACAAGAAATGCTTCCGTTTCAGAAGGCAGACACTCAAAAGAGGAGGTAGTGTCATTAGAATCAGCTGTCTCTACTAATGAGCCTACAACTGAGATCCAATCTTCGACACCAAAAGGCAAAATAGGGAAGAGCTGTGGAGGTGAAGATAAGGTGAAAAACAATGGTGGGAATCACACTTTGAACAAATCCAATGGTGAACAACCTGTCCCTTCTCGTGCTCCTAGTTTAGAGGGGGAGTTAGGGCCCGACAG GGGTGAACTCAGCAGTCAGTCAGCATCTGAAAAAGTATCCAAACGTGATGCCCGTAAAGAGTCCAATCTTAGTGGGCCTTTGATGCTCCCAAAGCGAGCTTCCATGAACAGTTTATCAGCTCCTATCAGAACATCAGGTG GCTATAGAGATCTGCTGGAGGACAAAACAAAGGCAAATGTGGTCCAAATTAAAGGTCGTTTCTCAGTGACATCTGAAAATGTGGATGTTGTAAAG CCTGTAATGCCCAAAGAAATTTGTGATGGTTCAGCCTCACCATCAGCTCTTGTGGGACACTTACAAAACCTTTTCCAGCAAACAGTAGTTCAACAG GATCTCATCACGAATCTAATAAGTAGCCTGCAGCAAAATGAGTTTGTAGATG GGAAATTGTCATCTCAAGTTCCAACTCTTGGCAGTGATGCACTG aATGAGGCAGCTCCCTCTGAAAGAGAGCGACTACTGCTGACTAAGGTTTCAGAGTTGCAAAACAG GGTGTCAAGTCTAACTGATGAACTCATGGCAGAAAGAGCAAAATACATGCAT TTACAACAGCAGCTAAATGACATTCCTAACCGGGAAAAGATTGCAGTGAAGAAAGTAGGAAAAATAGACACCTGA
- the LOC116247382 gene encoding serine/threonine-protein kinase BLUS1-like isoform X3 translates to MGKLGSGRKNYSVLPTDYKLLEEIGYGASATVYRAIYLPFNEVVAVKCLDLDRCNSNLDDIRREAQTMSLIDHPNVIRAYCSFVVDRCLWVVMPFMAEGSCLHLMKIAYPDGFEEPVICSILKETLKALEYLHRHGHIHRDVKAGNILLDSGGIVKLGDFGVSACMFDKGDRQRSRNTFVGTPCWMAPEVLQPGSGYDFKADIWSFGITALELAHGHAPFSKYPPMKVLLMTIQNAPPGLDYERDKKFSKSFKEMVAMCLVKDQTKRPTAEKLLKHSFFKHAKSPEVSVKHILADLPPLWDRVKALQLKDAAQLALKRMPSAEQEALSQSEYKRGVSAWNFDIEDLKAQASLIQDDEDLIGMREEDEDPRILMKDKASSSSHTSSGKSALTAVIGRENTRNASVSEGRHSKEEVVSLESAVSTNEPTTEIQSSTPKGKIGKSCGGEDKVKNNGGNHTLNKSNGEQPVPSRAPSLEGELGPDRGELSSQSASEKVSKRDARKESNLSGPLMLPKRASMNSLSAPIRTSGGYRDLLEDKTKANVVQIKGRFSVTSENVDVVKDIPLCAISRRSQESQLRKSASVGDWQHDNKPMPVMPKEICDGSASPSALVGHLQNLFQQTVVQQDLITNLISSLQQNEFVDGKLSSQVPTLGSDALNEAAPSERERLLLTKVSELQNRVSSLTDELMAERAKYMHLQQQLNDIPNREKIAVKKVGKIDT, encoded by the exons ATGGGGAAACTGGGGAGTGGTCGGAAGAACTATTCTGTCTTGCCGACGGACTATAAGTTACTCGAGGAGATCGGTTACGGCGCCAGTGCTACCGTCTACAGAGCGATCTACCTCCCTTTCAATGAAGTTGTTGCAGTGAAGTGCTTGGATCTCGATAGATGCAATAGTAATCTG GATGACATACGACGTGAGGCTCAAACTATGAGTCTAATTGACCACCCAAATGTGATAAGGGCTTATTGCTCTTTCGTTGTGGATCGGTGCCTTTGGGTTGTTATGCCATTTATGGCTGAAGGATCATGCCTGCATTTAATGAAGATTGCGTATCCTGATGGATTTGAAGAGCCAGTGATATGTTCTATTCTCAAAGAGACACTGAAAGCTTTGGAGTATCTCCATCGACATGGGCATATTCATCGGGATGTGAAG GCAGGAAATATCCTTCTAGACAGTGGCGGGATTGTGAAGCTTGGTGACTTTGGTGTTTCTGCATGCATGTTTGACAAGGGTGATAGGCAGCGTTCAAGGAATACTTTTGTTGGAACACCATGCTG GATGGCACCGGAGGTGCTACAACCTGGTAGTGGATATGATTTCAA AGCGGACATTTGGTCATTTGGAATAACTGCACTAGAATTGGCACATGGTCATGCACCCTTTTCGAAGTATCCTCCAATGAAG GTTCTTCTGATGACCATCCAAAATGCTCCACCTGGTCTTGATTATGAGCGGGATAAAAAGTTTTCAAAG TCTTTTAAGGAAATGGTTGCTATGTGCTTGGTGAAAGATCAAACTAAGAGGCCAACTGCAGAGAAattgttgaagcattctttttTCAAACATGCAAAGTCGCCAGAAGTATCCGTAAAACACATTTTGGCAGATTTGCCCCCACTGTGGGACCGTGTGAAGGCTCTCCAG CTCAAGGATGCTGCTCAATTAGCCTTGAAGAGAATGCCATCAGCAGAGCAAGAAGCACTATCTCAG AGCGAGTATAAGAGGGGAGTTAGTGCATGGAACTTTGATATTGAGGACTTGAAAGCTCAAGCATCTCTG atccaagatgatgaagatcttaTTGGTATGAGAGAGGAAGATGAGGATCCCAGAATACTAATGAAGGATAAG gcctcatcttcatctcatACTTCATCAGGAAAATCAGCACTTACGGCTGTCATTGGCAG AGAGAACACAAGAAATGCTTCCGTTTCAGAAGGCAGACACTCAAAAGAGGAGGTAGTGTCATTAGAATCAGCTGTCTCTACTAATGAGCCTACAACTGAGATCCAATCTTCGACACCAAAAGGCAAAATAGGGAAGAGCTGTGGAGGTGAAGATAAGGTGAAAAACAATGGTGGGAATCACACTTTGAACAAATCCAATGGTGAACAACCTGTCCCTTCTCGTGCTCCTAGTTTAGAGGGGGAGTTAGGGCCCGACAG GGGTGAACTCAGCAGTCAGTCAGCATCTGAAAAAGTATCCAAACGTGATGCCCGTAAAGAGTCCAATCTTAGTGGGCCTTTGATGCTCCCAAAGCGAGCTTCCATGAACAGTTTATCAGCTCCTATCAGAACATCAGGTG GCTATAGAGATCTGCTGGAGGACAAAACAAAGGCAAATGTGGTCCAAATTAAAGGTCGTTTCTCAGTGACATCTGAAAATGTGGATGTTGTAAAG GATATTCCTTTGTGTGCAATATCACGAAGATCTCAG GAATCTCAGCTAAGAAAATCTGCTAGTGTTGGCGATTGGCAGCATGATAACAAGCCAATG CCTGTAATGCCCAAAGAAATTTGTGATGGTTCAGCCTCACCATCAGCTCTTGTGGGACACTTACAAAACCTTTTCCAGCAAACAGTAGTTCAACAG GATCTCATCACGAATCTAATAAGTAGCCTGCAGCAAAATGAGTTTGTAGATG GGAAATTGTCATCTCAAGTTCCAACTCTTGGCAGTGATGCACTG aATGAGGCAGCTCCCTCTGAAAGAGAGCGACTACTGCTGACTAAGGTTTCAGAGTTGCAAAACAG GGTGTCAAGTCTAACTGATGAACTCATGGCAGAAAGAGCAAAATACATGCAT TTACAACAGCAGCTAAATGACATTCCTAACCGGGAAAAGATTGCAGTGAAGAAAGTAGGAAAAATAGACACCTGA